In Mesotoga infera, the genomic window AAGAAAGCTGCAGTCAGCTCTTTCGAGGATCAACGATTCTATTATTCTCATACTGATTAGGAAGGGAAATCTTCTAATGGCGGGAAAGAAAAGCAAGATGTACCTAATGATTCCACTCATCAATTAAGATGGATGACTTGGATCTGATAGTATTGAATAAAGCGCGGTCCTTCTCGGATTTTCCAGGAAAGGATTGCGAGGACTTTCTCAACTGGAGTTGAGGTCTTGTGAGCATTCTTGAAGTTAGAGCAATTGAAAAGACATACAGTGGCAAGAGAATTCTGAAAGCTGTTGATTTTAATCTTGAGAGTGGAAAACTGACTGTTCTGGGAGGTTTGAACGGGATAGGAAAGTCGTTGCTCATCAAGATCATGAGCGGAGACATCCGTCCAGACTCTGGCGAGATAGTCTTTGACGGTCACCGGGTAGAATTGCGGTCAATCGTCGAGGCGAGACGGATCGGCCTAAGTGCCGTTTATCAAGAATACATGCTTGTTCCCGATCTTACGGTCGCCGAGAATATCTTTCTTGGATCCGGCAAGTTCACGATTAGCAGAAAGAAGATGAACAGCGAGGCTTCGCGACTGCTCTCCAAATTCGGCTTAGGCTTGGATCCTTCGTCAAAAGTCTCTTCACTTTTGCCTGATGAGCAGGCGCTGCTGGAGTTTGCAGCCGCTGTCTTCTCCGAACCCAGAGTTCTGATGATCGACGATCTATTCCCGGTTTTGCGAACCGAATCCAGGAAGCGGCTTCTCCAAATGATTGAAGTGATCAAGAGTAGTGGAACCGCAGTTCTCGTTGCGACTTCCGATCCAGACGTAATGGCGCTGGCAGATCATCTGCTTTTTATGGACGAGTCGGGAATTGAGCACCTCCCTACCCCGATCGAAAAGGGATCGATACTCCAAAGAATGGGAGCCTCAAGTGATTTCTCCATACTTCCCGCAGAAGGAGAACCGCTGATCGAAATAAGTAACCTTGCCGGTTCAGGGCAGGATCTTAGATTGAAAAGAGGGGAGGTTCTGAATATCTTCTGTGATAGTGGAGAGCTGGTGAGAGTATTTACGCGAGCTATGACCAGGCAGGATCCCTTTACCGACAACTCGGTCCCGCTATTTCGAGAGGCGAAGAGTTTCTTCGATCGGTTTTCCTCCAGATCGTCTTCTACTGCAGCCGAAAAGTATTTCAGCTCAAACCTTAAGAATACTGGACTTGTCTCTCAGGTAATGCTGAAGAAATCGGGAAGTTTCAACTCATCCAAGGCACTCAAGAAAAGCTCTATTCTGAATAAGGAAAGCGTTGTTTCAGTCAAGAGTTTTCTTGCAGGACTTGAAAGAATCCCTGGGTTCTCCGGCCTTGTGTCTGAGGAAGACAAAAAGCTTTCACAGTTGAGGTTCGATGCCTGTGATCTATTTGTTTTCGTAAGACCACTGTTAGGGTTAGACCCGGTTTCGGTAAACGCTCTTTCGACTGTTCTTCAGGATATCGTGAATAGATCTAAGGCCGCAGTGATTATCTCAGACGAGGCAGGGAGCAGTGCTTTGAGCACGAGAAAAATGAGGAGCGCCGGATGAATCCCGATTTCTCTTATGAGAAGAAGAAGATAGAGTTTTCCAGTGGTTATATATTCAAAGGCAAACACTATCGTTGCTCTATCATAAAGTATCCTTCTCTGTACAAGAACTGCATTAAGGGAACCGAGGA contains:
- a CDS encoding sugar ABC transporter ATP-binding protein, whose product is MSILEVRAIEKTYSGKRILKAVDFNLESGKLTVLGGLNGIGKSLLIKIMSGDIRPDSGEIVFDGHRVELRSIVEARRIGLSAVYQEYMLVPDLTVAENIFLGSGKFTISRKKMNSEASRLLSKFGLGLDPSSKVSSLLPDEQALLEFAAAVFSEPRVLMIDDLFPVLRTESRKRLLQMIEVIKSSGTAVLVATSDPDVMALADHLLFMDESGIEHLPTPIEKGSILQRMGASSDFSILPAEGEPLIEISNLAGSGQDLRLKRGEVLNIFCDSGELVRVFTRAMTRQDPFTDNSVPLFREAKSFFDRFSSRSSSTAAEKYFSSNLKNTGLVSQVMLKKSGSFNSSKALKKSSILNKESVVSVKSFLAGLERIPGFSGLVSEEDKKLSQLRFDACDLFVFVRPLLGLDPVSVNALSTVLQDIVNRSKAAVIISDEAGSSALSTRKMRSAG